A window of Novosphingobium pentaromativorans US6-1 genomic DNA:
CTGCCCCCTGCCGCAAGGGCTAGACCGTCTCCGCCGCTGCGCGGCTCCGCTTGGCGATCAGGCGGGTTTCCCCGCCCTTCCTTCGCTGCGCTCCGTGCAGGGCGGGTGATCCCCCTCCCCCCTGATCGGCCCCGTTTGCGGCATTCCCCGGCCCAGCGTCGCCCGCTTTCGGCAGAAGTCGATGACCCGTCATCGCCTTCGGCTCAATTAGGAAGGGAAAGCCCATGAAAATCCGTATCTACCGCCAGACCGAGCAGGACTTTGACCGAATCGAGATCGAGGGCGCGACCTTTGAAACCATCGTCAGCCGGGCAGCGGTCGAGGGGCTTCAATGCAGCGGTTACAACAGCAATCCGAGCCAGCGGCTTGAGTTGCAGGGCGCACCGAAATTCAAGGGCGTTTGCGGTCCTATGTGGGATGGCGATGCGATCCGCTACGAGTGCAGCGCCACCTATGCGGAGTTGAGCGCATGAGCGCCGCCGCCGCGATACGCACCGCGCAGGCCGACCAGCTGGGCGACCAGATCATTGCCGCAGGCTTCGCGCCAAACGGCTTTGTGCTGGATATTAACGAGGCGCTTGATGTGCCCCGTGACTTTCCCCTTTCCGCGCCGTGGAATCTGCCGTCGCGCCTGTTTCAGTTCCCCATAGAGGTTATCCGTGCAGAGCAGGACGAGCCGCGCAAGATCGGCCTTCGCCATCCTTTGCTTGCCGCCCATCCTTTCGTGCAGCACGTCGAGCGCGCGCTAGGGATCGAGATCGCCCGCGATGGCGTGACGAACCGCCACGGCTACAGCAACCGCGTTCATTCGCTCTGGCATCATGCGGTGGACCTTATCAGCGCCGGGAAATGGCGCGAATTGCTCGAAACGCAGGAGTTCACCGAGCCGCGCAATATCTTCAATGCCGTTGTCTATGGCCTTCGCTATTCGGACCACGCCGACAGGAAGGCGAGCGGTCACATCAGCACCGTCGAGGCCCGCCAGATCATGGGGGAAATGGGAGCTACCGAGCCGACCGAACGCGCCGCGTTGCTTCGCAGCTTTTCCGCGCCGTCGCCCTGCCAGCAGGAACGCGGGGCCGAGCATTGGCCGATCAATCTTCACGGACCTTGCGCCGAGGATAAGGCATGGTCCTTCATCATCGGGATCGAGGATGGTTGGTTTTCCTATGATCGTTCCGGGCATCTGCAATGGTCCCCCATGGGCCGCGACCGTTACGCGGCAGGCGATAGCGCCAGCTTCACCGAGGCGAGCGGCCAGACCGCTTTCGCCTTTTGAGGGGATCGAGCATGGCCCGCCATTGCATCCGCGAACCTCGCTACGTTCCCCCGGTGCAGCGCATCGGGGAGCAACCCGACTTGTTCGGTGGACCGACCCTTAGCCACGTTGCCGAGCGCCAAGGACCGCCGAAAGGATGGCAGCGCCAATTGCAGAAATGGGGCCGCTGCACCGTCATTGCCGATCTTGAGGCAGCGCCGCCGTCTGTCATCGACCCTCCCCCGTCCCCGTCTCCGGTTTTCCTTGTCGCTTGCGTTGCTGCGAAGCTGGACCGCCCCGCCCCGGCGCGCGATCTTTACGCATCGCCATGGTTCCAGAAGGCCCGTGCCTATGTCGAACGACAGGGCGGCGCATGGTTCATCCTGTCAGCAAAGCATGGCCTGATCGCCCCGGAAACCGTCATCGCGCGCTATGACGAAACGCTAGGCGCGATGAAGGCAGGCGCGCGCCGCCTTTGGGGCGCGCGCGTGATCGAAGCAATGGCCGAGCAGATCGACGCCGCCGCGCCGCTGATCGTTCTCGCAGGCCGCAACTATCGCGATCCCCTTTGGCCGCAGATCGAACGGCGCGCATCGGTTCCGATGGAGGGGCTTGGAATCGGTCAGCAGCTCGCTTGGTTAAGCGACAACTGAAAGCGAGAATTGTCGCGGTCCATGCGCAACTTCGCGCGATGCGCTTCGAGGGGGCATCTGTTTGTCGCGCCGCCCTTTCAATCTATCCAACGCCATTTGGCGTTGTGAGTTTGAGGATTATAGGCCCATCAACGGCCCAAGCCCCCCGGTAGGGCCGCCCACTCTCGGCAAGCGCAAATGGCGTAGTTTGCGCTTGCCGGGAGACCAGTTGCCCTCTCTATATGGCAAGGTGACTGCCCCCACACCGACAGCGCCCTTGTGGACCCAAGATCAGGCCATTGCCTATGAGGCAGCCCTTGAGGCCATCAACGATGTTATCGCCGGTTACAGCGAGCAGATCGCGCTTGAGCATGGTCGCGTTGTGCCGAACACGGCGCGGATCGCTTGGCTCGAAATGCGGACGGATCAGGCATCGGCCACCGGCCATGCGCTCAATGTGATGGATGATGAGAATGTCCGACAAACGCTGCTGGAATACAGCGCGATCGTTCGGGCGCGAGACGGCGCAGGGTGAAGGTCCGCCCGATGGGCGGGCGTTAGTTCGTTAAATCCCCCCGTCAGTGTCTTCCTAGCATGAGGGCTGCACCAGGCCGCATCAAGGATCGGCGGTTCCCCCAATTTGCTGCGCAAATCGGCTCCCCCACCGCCCGCTAGCGCGGCCGCTTCGCGGTCCCTGACCCGACCCGGCGCTGCCCTCCCCTTGGCCTCGCCAATTCCGGCAACAAGGAGGTTGTTATGTCTCATCGTCTGTTCGCTCAGCTGGCTTTCGAGCGTGCGCTTGGAAATGCTGCGATCGAGGCGCTGGCGACCGCGTTGAACGATAAGGATCATTTCGACGCGGAAAGCATGTGGCCGAAAGACCCGATGTTTATCGGCAAGACGAGTGCTGACATCGAGGCGGTTGCGGCCGAGCTGGGCCAGATCATCGAGGACCGTATCAAGGACGTGCTCGACGGCCCCGGCATCCGCAACATCGAGCGCGGCGAATGCGTCTATCCGCAAGTCGTCGCGGTCGTGCTGGCGGCCAAGGCGAAGCGCGGCCAATCCGGCTGACGCCGGAGGGGCGGGCTTAGCCCGCCCCTTTTCGCCCGCTGGGCGAAACCGATGATCTCGGTGCCATGCAGAGCGCGGGACGGGGCATCGAACCCCGCCCCGCGCAATCTCTTCTCTCTGTGTGTCGTGGCATTTTGGCATGGGTGCGCGCCAGCTTTCAAGGATCGGCGGTTCCCCCAATTTGCTGCGCAAATCGGCTCCCCCACCGCCCGCTACCGCGGCCGCTTCGCGGTCCCTGACAGCCGGCGCCGGTGCCCATGCCGGGTGTCTCCCGTCACCAACGAGAAGGAGAACCGGATGCACATCAAATTGTTTAGAGCACTGAAAGCGGCTAATCTGTCCGACGACGCCGCAGCGGAAGTTGTAGAGGCTATTGAGGAGTATATCGCCGTGAAGGTTCAGGAGGCGAACAAGGGAATCGAAAGCAAGCTGACGGCACAAACTTGGGTCATCGGCAGCGTCGGTTTCGTCCTCGCAGTCATCGGCCTCGCGCCCGCTTTCATCAAACTGTTCCAGTAAGACAAAGGGAGGCTTCGGCCTCCCTTTTTTTGCCGAACCGACTGATTGTCAGGAGACGCAAATTGACCGACTTCGCACAAGCACGGCTCGATATGTTCGAGAGCGGTTTATTCGGCCAGGGCAATGCTTTCTGGCGCTGGATCGCCACGGACGAGGCGCGGCCCTATCTGGCCGCTTTCGCCGCCGATCGCGCGCCACCCAGCGGAAGCGAGTTTTTCGCGGCCGATCTTACCGCCGAGGATCTACTTGATTCCGATCACCTGGCCGAGCTTGCCCAGAAGATCGAAGCGGCTCACGGCTAGCGCCGTGCGCGCCGGGGCTATTTGCGAGCAGATGTGCGCTGTTGCTCCGCCACGTCGCGGATCATAGCTGCCCAGCATCCCAAGATCATGCCCTCTTCATTATCGACTTCGCTTGTGGCGACCGCATAGATACCCAGCAAGTTTGCAACCTCGCTCGCCTCGACAATGCCTTGACGCGCAAGCAGCGTGGCAAACATCGAGAGTGCTCCCCCCATTGCCCGCACCAGCGGCGCATCTTGTAGCAGTCGGTCAAATTCGCGGGGCGGGTTACTGGACATAGATTGTTCCGATCAAATAAAGCGACTGCCTTTCAGGACTTGTCGCGGGAAGTGCTATCCGCTGCCAATAATTCGACAGCCGATAATCCGAAAGCATCGGCAAGGCTCTCCAAGGTAGCAAGCGTTGGATTACCATGTCCGCGCACCATGTATGAAATATGTGACGCCGCAACGCCCGAGCGTTCGGACAACTCCCCTTGAGTTATGCCTAGTTTCTTTAGTTCGCGAGCGATGTTGGCCCCGAGCTGGGCCATCAACGGCGATGTTCGTTTCAGGTATATGGTTGGCATCGTGTTCGCGTCCTTCTGGCTAGGCGCAGAATGTCGGCACGGGCAGCATGGCGCAATAGGGTTGCTCTAGAAGCTATTTGCGCCATGGCTTTCGCGCCTAGCGCAGATGGTATAGATTGTGCGCCATATTTGGACGAGCGAGGTTCAAACCCTGCATGGACGGTCAGGACGACGCGATGAAATCGGCCATGGAGCTGTTCGCAGCTCGGCTTGCAAAGCGCGATGTAGAGAGGCCGATCACCGACCATCGAACCGTCGAGCGGTTGATCGCGATGCTGGAACCGCATGAGCAACAGGTTGTCCGCTTGCGGATCGGGCTTGGCCCCTCTCCCGCGCTCACTCTTGCCGCGACTGCAAAGATCGTCGGTGTGTCGCCAAGCCGCATCGGCCAAATCGAGGACAAGGCATTCCGAAGGATCAGATGGGTCTGCAACAACATAGACATTCACGATCGTTCGGCGCTGGATGCTTTGATCGCGCGCAGGCGTGATGAAGCGGCTGAGGCCGAGCGGATCAGGAAACGCGATGCCTTGCAAAAGGCGCTAGATCAGGAGCGGAAGCGCAAAGCCAAGCAAGACCGGGACGAGGTCAGGCGAGCGAAGGCGCGCGATTCCGCTTGGAACCGCAAACTACGCGTGGCGCAGGCTGAGCTTGATCGGATGAGATCCGACGCTCAGTTTTTTGCCGAACAGATCGCTCAAATCGAGCAGCGCGCTAATTGGCTGAGGGCAATTTTGCCGCGCGACCGCCAATTGGCGGCGCTGCGCGAACAGGCCGATGAAATCCGCGATGCGATCGCGAGCGCAGAAGCCAGCATATCCAACATGCTGGCCTCGCCCCCGGATGGTCCCCAGCTAGGCAAGGAAGCTTCAACAAACGATGGCCACTGATATTGAGCCGTCCCCCGCCTTCGCGCCGCAGATCGGCCGCGTTTATTTGCGCGTCAGCACCGATGCACAGGACTTACGCCGACAGGATGCCATCGTAGCCGAGGCGAAGGCAGCGGGCTATTATGTCGCGGCAGTCTATCGGGAGAAGGCATCGGGTGCCCGTGCCGACCGCCCCGAGTTGCTGCGTATGATTGCCGATCTTCAACCCGGTGAAGTGGTGATTGCCGAGAAGATTGACCGGATTAGTCGTCTTCCCTTGGCCGAGGCCGAGCAGCTGGTTGAGACAATTCGTGCGCGAGGCGCGCGACTTGCCATTCCCGGCGTCGTGGACCTGTCCGACCTCGCGGCCGACGCCGAGGGCATCGCCCGCATCGTGCTCGAATCTGTTCAGGCGATGCTCTTGAAGATCGCCCTGCAGATGGCTCACGACGATTACACCGATCGCCGCGAGCGACAGCGCCAAGGTATCGCCTTGGCAAAGGCCGCAGGGCGCAGCGGAGGGCGCAAAGGCGATCGGGCAACGCACGCCCGCATTGTGGCATTGCGCGAAGCGGGCAAGAGCATTGCCAAAACGGCAGAGCTGGCCGATTGCGACCGCAGCACCGTCAAGCGGGTGTGGGCGGCCCATCGTGCCGCCCAGGTGCAAGAACCCAGCCCTCAGCGAAATCATCGTGAGCGGAACCGCTGATTGCCCTTTCTGTTCGGCTTCAAGCCGGTGGCAGCTGCCACCGGCAGTCCCCTGCTCGCGTCAACGGACTGCCAGCTACGGAAAGAGCGGCGGAGCCGCGACAGGGTTTTCCAATCCCCGCCGTGCCGATCGAGCGCAGCGACCTATGGGTGCCAATGGCCAGTGGCAGCTGCCACCGCCGCCAGTCCAAATTGCTGCATCTACTCGGGCCGTTTCCTTTGGGCGTTGCTGTCTGACGGATACGAACTCCACATCGCCACTAATGCGGGCAAGCAGAAAACCGGCCTTCGGCCTTGGGTTTCCGCAAGCGGACCCTCCCATTTTCAGCTTGCCCGCGTAGCTCAGCTCCGCCGCAAAAAATCCGTCAGCAACGCTTATCCAAAGGAGACTACCATGCAGAACATCGCTGAATTTCGGATCATCGGCCGCGTTGGCAGTGTCGATACGACCGATAAAGTCACCCATGTTTCCGTCGCCGCGAACTACAACCGCAAGGATGGCGATGAATGGAAGACCGATACGCACTGGAACCGCGTGACGTTCTTCCGCCAGCTGGCAGAGCGCGCCGCTGACTTGGGCAAGGGCGACCTGGTTCACATCACCGGACGGGTCCGCCAGAACAGCTACGAGAGCAATGGCGAAACCCGCTACTCGGTGGACCTGATCGCTGAGGGGCTGGGTATCTTGGTTCGGGGCGGGGCTGACTAAGCCCCCCCCCTTTCACCTAAAACGGGCGGCCTGGTGGCCGCCCTTTTTTGTGGACAATGCTTTTCACAGACCCTAACAAGAATAGGGTTTAACTACGTGAGGCATGTGTGGCAGCCAAACTGTTCAATCGTGTAGCGAGCTTGCGCGTCGCTTCCGGACTTACGCAATCCGAGCTGGCAGCGAGGATTCAAGTCTCCCCTGAAACAGTCGCGGCCATCGAGAACGGCAGACAGGACGCCACTTTGCTGACGGCGCTACGTATGTCGCGTGCCCTGCGAACCGAGGTGCCGAACATCTTCAGGGAGCAGCCTTTCCCTAAGCTGATCGGCTCCGAGCGAGGCGAGAGCCGAACAGCTTAGGAGGCCGCTATGCGCCGTGAGATTGCCAGCAAACTTCGGCGCGCAGCCAGCGTGCTACGGACTGTCATGCTTTGGGCATCGCTTGCCCTGTGGCTTGCGATCGCGGCAACCGCGCTGATCGTCGTCCTTGCAGTCGGACTCGCGGCCTATTTCGCTTTTGGCTGGCTAGGAGTGGGAGCCGTCGCCGTCTTCGTGCTGATCGTTTTCTTCGGCAAAGACCCACCAACCGAACAGACCGGCCCGCGCCGCAAGGGCAAGGGCCTCAACCTGAACGACGATCCGAACCCATGGTATATGCAGTCGCAGTATCGCTTCGGATCGGGAAACAGCGCCGCTCATAACCGCTGGCACAAGTAGCCCGTGGCGCAGCCATTGAAGGGATTCTCAATGCGAACAATCGTAGTGACCAATGAGCGCGGCGGCATCGGCAAGACCACGCTTACCTGTCATATTGCGTGGCATCTGGCCGAGCAGGGCAAGCGTGTCGTGGTCCTGGACCTGGACAAGCAATGCCACAGTGCCGGGATGCTGAAAGCCGAGTTCGAGCAGATCGGCCCGGTTCAGTCGATTCTTGACTTCGACCCGAACGAAGAACCTCCGGCGCTGGCCTGTTTCAAGAACACACGGCAGATCGTCGAGTTGACGACTGACAGCCCGCAGCAAGGCCAGCACATCGGCGCTTATGTCCGCGCCATTCGTGCCGGCCTTGCCAAGCACTACGACTACTGCGTGATCGACACTGCGCCCGCGTGGGATGGCCGGAACCTCATGGCGCTGATTGCGTCCGATTATGTCGCGGTCCCACTGGACCCCGACAAAACCGCGCGTCAGTCGCTCAACGAAATCTCGCAAAGCATCAGCCTTGCAAACAAGGTGCGCGGGGAGGGTAACGCGACCCGG
This region includes:
- a CDS encoding helix-turn-helix domain-containing protein, which translates into the protein MPTIYLKRTSPLMAQLGANIARELKKLGITQGELSERSGVAASHISYMVRGHGNPTLATLESLADAFGLSAVELLAADSTSRDKS
- a CDS encoding sigma factor-like helix-turn-helix DNA-binding protein, encoding MDGQDDAMKSAMELFAARLAKRDVERPITDHRTVERLIAMLEPHEQQVVRLRIGLGPSPALTLAATAKIVGVSPSRIGQIEDKAFRRIRWVCNNIDIHDRSALDALIARRRDEAAEAERIRKRDALQKALDQERKRKAKQDRDEVRRAKARDSAWNRKLRVAQAELDRMRSDAQFFAEQIAQIEQRANWLRAILPRDRQLAALREQADEIRDAIASAEASISNMLASPPDGPQLGKEASTNDGH
- a CDS encoding ParA family protein, which produces MTNERGGIGKTTLTCHIAWHLAEQGKRVVVLDLDKQCHSAGMLKAEFEQIGPVQSILDFDPNEEPPALACFKNTRQIVELTTDSPQQGQHIGAYVRAIRAGLAKHYDYCVIDTAPAWDGRNLMALIASDYVAVPLDPDKTARQSLNEISQSISLANKVRGEGNATRFGIVFNRVQTTSEVSKMLMDRIGQALPANVVPHTIPHREHMREAALLEIPVWRLAKDTRRSAPIVREVVSYIVDQAEREAA
- a CDS encoding helix-turn-helix transcriptional regulator; translated protein: MAAKLFNRVASLRVASGLTQSELAARIQVSPETVAAIENGRQDATLLTALRMSRALRTEVPNIFREQPFPKLIGSERGESRTA
- a CDS encoding single-stranded DNA-binding protein, which encodes MQNIAEFRIIGRVGSVDTTDKVTHVSVAANYNRKDGDEWKTDTHWNRVTFFRQLAERAADLGKGDLVHITGRVRQNSYESNGETRYSVDLIAEGLGILVRGGAD
- a CDS encoding DUF6884 domain-containing protein — its product is MARHCIREPRYVPPVQRIGEQPDLFGGPTLSHVAERQGPPKGWQRQLQKWGRCTVIADLEAAPPSVIDPPPSPSPVFLVACVAAKLDRPAPARDLYASPWFQKARAYVERQGGAWFILSAKHGLIAPETVIARYDETLGAMKAGARRLWGARVIEAMAEQIDAAAPLIVLAGRNYRDPLWPQIERRASVPMEGLGIGQQLAWLSDN
- a CDS encoding recombinase family protein produces the protein MATDIEPSPAFAPQIGRVYLRVSTDAQDLRRQDAIVAEAKAAGYYVAAVYREKASGARADRPELLRMIADLQPGEVVIAEKIDRISRLPLAEAEQLVETIRARGARLAIPGVVDLSDLAADAEGIARIVLESVQAMLLKIALQMAHDDYTDRRERQRQGIALAKAAGRSGGRKGDRATHARIVALREAGKSIAKTAELADCDRSTVKRVWAAHRAAQVQEPSPQRNHRERNR